In Hirundo rustica isolate bHirRus1 chromosome 4, bHirRus1.pri.v3, whole genome shotgun sequence, a genomic segment contains:
- the RAD51AP1 gene encoding RAD51-associated protein 1, which yields MARPVRRNKKVVDYSQFGDLEDDDEDFAPSSKKSRTQLKESKKEKKEKPKKPKEVTPSQTQTLSKRLSLDDKLYKRDLEVALALSVKEKPANPQEVQNSEEQGKNIESENTQRRPPFSNCSVDTELLGLNRVMDDDAPEGDGGQKTASAKVPAHHKSLVVDSEDRARDPDSEPESLPTSPIVSPSWIAEHNSEPRQKVMCSPSEAAGRPLRASSPVTDRKPKWTPPAMAPSGSSNASVKCVPVKSPTHCLRLGLSRLARVKPLHPSATSS from the exons ATGGCGCGGCCGGTCAGGAG GAACAAGAAAGTTGTTGATTATTCTCAGTTTGGAGATTTGGAAGATGATG ATGAAGACTTTGCACCCTCAAGCAAAAAATCCAGAACACAGCTCAAGGAatcaaagaaggagaaaaaagagaagccaaaaaagcccaaagaagTGACTCCATCACAGACACAGACACTTAGTAAGAG GTTATCCTTGGATGACAAACTTTATAAAAGAGATTTGGAAGTTGCCTTAGCCTTATCTGTCAAAGAAAAACCTGCAAATCCCCAAGAAGTGCAAAATTCAGAAGAACAAG GTAAAAATATTGAATCAGAAAATACACAGAGGAGACCCCCTTTTTCCAACTGTAGTGTAGACACTGAACTTTTAG GTCTTAATCGGGTTATGGATGATGATGCACCTGAGGGTGATGGGGGGCAAAAGACAGCTTCAGCCAAAGTTCCAGCACATCACAAGTCATTGGTGGTTGACAGTGAGGACAGAGCCCGTGATCCCGATTCTGAGCCAGAGTCTCTCCCCA CATCACCAATAGTTTCTCCGTCCTGGATAGCAGAGCACAACTCTGAGCCGAGGCAGAAGGTGATGTGCAGTCCCTCAGAGGCGGCTGGGAGGCCTCTGCGTGCATCGAGTCCCGTCACAGACAGAAAGCCGAAATGGACACCGCCAGCTATGG CTCCATCAGGAAGCAGTAATGCCTCTGTGAAATGTGTTCCTGTTAAGTCACCTACTCACTGCCTTAGACTTGGCCTCTCCAGGCTGGCAAGAGTCAAACCTCTCCACCCCAGTGCTACCAGCAGTTAA